A genomic segment from Gemmatimonadaceae bacterium encodes:
- a CDS encoding nucleoside permease — protein MTTAASGSGSIRLRLSAMMFIQYFIYGSWLVTLGTFLGNALQASGGDIGTAYSLPAIAAILSPFLVGMIADRFFSTEKVLAFLHVAGAAVLYFAATQSTFATFWPLFLVYVLCYMPTLALTNALAFDHMSDPAAEFPRIRVLGTIGFIAAGWAIGFLPEQAVAGEAAMVSAEKTALPLLLGAGASLVMGLFCLTLPHTPPHNAGKKLSVRDILGLDALALMKDRSFAVFVLGSFLLCIPLQFYYAFANPFLNEIGVQNAAAKMTIGQMSEIGFMLLMPFFFARLGIKKLLLIGMATWTFRYLLFAYGNAGSGMWMLYLALLVHGVCYDFFFVTGQIYVDQQADISIRAAAQGFIALVTLGAGQLIGSKLSGMVVDANVIAATTAGGAVTHDWTKIWFVPAIGALGVLLIFAALFKVKAAPGAPMPAHA, from the coding sequence ATGACGACTGCCGCCTCGGGCTCCGGCTCGATCCGACTCCGCCTCTCCGCGATGATGTTCATCCAGTACTTCATCTACGGCTCGTGGCTCGTGACGCTTGGCACGTTCCTTGGCAATGCGCTGCAGGCCAGCGGCGGCGACATCGGCACGGCGTACTCGCTGCCGGCCATCGCCGCGATCCTCTCACCGTTCCTGGTGGGCATGATCGCCGACCGCTTCTTCTCCACCGAGAAGGTGCTCGCCTTCCTGCACGTGGCCGGCGCCGCGGTGCTGTACTTCGCCGCCACCCAGTCCACCTTCGCGACCTTCTGGCCGCTGTTCCTGGTCTACGTGCTCTGCTACATGCCGACGCTGGCGCTGACCAACGCGCTCGCGTTCGACCACATGTCCGATCCCGCGGCGGAGTTCCCGCGCATCCGCGTGCTCGGCACCATCGGCTTCATCGCCGCCGGCTGGGCCATCGGCTTCCTGCCCGAGCAGGCGGTGGCCGGCGAGGCCGCGATGGTGAGCGCCGAGAAGACCGCGCTGCCGCTGCTGCTCGGCGCCGGCGCCTCGCTGGTGATGGGCCTGTTCTGCCTCACGCTGCCCCACACCCCGCCGCACAACGCCGGCAAGAAGCTGTCGGTGCGCGACATCCTCGGGCTCGATGCGCTGGCCCTCATGAAAGACCGCTCGTTCGCCGTGTTCGTGCTCGGCTCCTTCCTGCTCTGCATCCCGCTGCAGTTCTACTACGCCTTCGCGAACCCCTTCCTGAACGAGATCGGCGTCCAGAACGCGGCCGCGAAGATGACCATCGGCCAGATGTCGGAGATCGGCTTCATGCTGCTGATGCCGTTCTTCTTCGCCCGGCTCGGCATCAAGAAGCTGCTGCTGATCGGCATGGCGACGTGGACGTTCCGTTACCTGCTGTTCGCGTACGGCAACGCCGGCAGCGGCATGTGGATGCTGTACCTGGCGCTGCTCGTGCACGGCGTCTGCTACGACTTCTTCTTCGTCACCGGGCAGATCTACGTGGACCAGCAGGCCGACATCAGCATCCGCGCCGCGGCGCAGGGCTTCATCGCCCTCGTCACGCTCGGCGCCGGCCAGTTGATCGGATCGAAGCTCTCGGGCATGGTGGTGGACGCCAACGTGATCGCCGCCACCACCGCCGGCGGCGCCGTGACCCACGACTGGACGAAGATCTGGTTCGTGCCGGCCATCGGCGCGCTGGGCGTGCTGCTGATCTTCGCCGCGCTGTTCAAGGTGAAGGCCGCGCCGGGTGCGCCCATGCCCGCCCACGCCTGA
- a CDS encoding amino acid adenylation domain-containing protein, translating to MAGIGRQVDAQVPGTSGSDDTTQGTAVAVPPAGAPLLHHLIEAQVARTPAAPAVEMAGRTLTYAALDACANRLARLLVDGGVGPDGVVAVCMERSLELPVVLLAIHKAGGAFLPIDPELPRDRVRFKLEDSACRILLVHGQLIARARDVAEGMPVRCLAVDASAAVAPDDASHVPASPPATAGPSHLAYVMYTSGSTGRPKGVLVPHRAVANHAAWFAGALDITPADRMLQYASISFDAAIAELFAPLVAGATVVLAEPGAQRDLTSMPALFRRERITLVQVVPSALQVIAAAPGFSDCRQLRYLVSGGEALDGALAARCRRELPQLRIGNFYGPTEAAVDATWHEITGVIDEARPVPIGRPIANVSCHILDGLGRPVLPGAEGELYIGGAGVARGYLNLPERTAARFVADPDAPDALMYRTGDMVRRRPDGVIEYLGRSDAQVKLRGYRIELGEVEAPLLADPRVRQAVVVLREDTPGEPALVAYVVPTEPGGVCPRVLRERLRERLPVWMVPSSICVLEALPLTINGKVDRAALPAPAIEDDGDPGAAAPPLDDPIERSLQAIWESTLGVRPIGPDDDFFALGGHSIKALRLLAAVEAAHGVSLRASAFFTAPTIRQQAARLRAPATGTASTVIAVQPRGEAMPVFFAPGGGGELLVLDALARALGPGQPLHVLDLYAFGAEQPGAGVGGRVPRTLHEIAARIVADMRVVQPHGPYRLAGYSLGGNVVYEMAQQLVAAGECVSELALLDCDGPGYPLLQPAPVRAWRHLRHALSLGAAGMPAYLGMRVWNVARGAVGAGRAERALYLDEDPDGEVPLHAVQAVERALAPVVEAWLRYEPRPYAGRVLLIRAAIRRRLVGVIDTDRLLGWGPLLCGPVRVAELPCDHFAMLRAEHAVRLAGILGASACAAAPGR from the coding sequence ATGGCAGGGATCGGACGGCAGGTCGATGCGCAGGTCCCTGGCACGTCCGGGAGCGATGACACAACGCAGGGCACCGCCGTGGCGGTACCCCCCGCCGGTGCGCCGTTGCTGCATCACTTGATCGAGGCGCAGGTCGCACGCACTCCTGCTGCTCCGGCCGTCGAGATGGCGGGAAGGACGTTGACGTACGCAGCGCTCGACGCCTGCGCGAATCGCCTCGCCCGCCTGCTCGTGGACGGCGGCGTCGGGCCCGACGGCGTCGTCGCGGTCTGCATGGAGCGGTCACTCGAGTTGCCGGTGGTGCTGCTCGCCATCCACAAGGCCGGCGGCGCGTTCCTGCCCATCGATCCGGAGCTCCCGCGCGATCGTGTGCGCTTCAAGCTCGAGGACAGCGCCTGCCGGATCCTGCTCGTGCACGGGCAGCTCATCGCCCGTGCCCGCGACGTCGCGGAGGGCATGCCGGTGCGGTGTCTGGCCGTCGATGCCAGCGCGGCCGTCGCACCCGATGACGCGTCGCACGTGCCCGCATCACCACCTGCGACCGCCGGCCCGTCGCACCTGGCGTACGTGATGTACACCTCGGGCTCCACCGGGCGGCCGAAGGGTGTGCTGGTGCCGCATCGCGCCGTGGCCAACCATGCGGCGTGGTTCGCCGGCGCACTCGACATCACGCCTGCCGACCGCATGCTCCAGTACGCGTCGATCAGCTTCGACGCCGCCATCGCGGAGCTGTTCGCGCCGCTGGTGGCCGGTGCGACGGTCGTGCTGGCCGAGCCGGGGGCGCAACGCGACCTGACGTCGATGCCGGCGCTGTTCCGGCGCGAGCGCATCACGCTGGTCCAGGTCGTGCCCTCCGCGCTGCAGGTGATCGCGGCTGCGCCTGGCTTTTCCGACTGCCGGCAGTTGCGGTACCTCGTCAGCGGAGGCGAGGCGCTCGACGGGGCGCTGGCGGCCCGGTGCCGGCGCGAGTTGCCGCAGTTGCGGATCGGGAATTTCTACGGCCCGACGGAGGCCGCCGTCGATGCGACATGGCACGAGATCACGGGCGTGATCGACGAGGCGCGTCCGGTGCCGATCGGCCGTCCGATCGCCAACGTGTCGTGCCACATCCTCGATGGCCTGGGCCGCCCCGTTCTCCCTGGCGCCGAGGGAGAGCTGTACATCGGCGGCGCCGGCGTCGCTCGCGGTTACCTCAACCTGCCGGAACGGACGGCGGCGCGCTTCGTCGCCGATCCGGATGCTCCCGATGCGCTGATGTACCGGACCGGTGACATGGTGCGCCGCCGGCCCGATGGCGTGATCGAGTACCTCGGTCGCAGCGACGCGCAGGTGAAGCTGCGCGGGTACCGCATCGAGCTCGGCGAGGTGGAGGCGCCGCTGCTGGCCGATCCCCGCGTGCGGCAGGCCGTGGTTGTGCTGCGCGAGGACACGCCGGGCGAACCGGCGCTCGTCGCCTACGTCGTGCCGACGGAGCCTGGCGGTGTCTGCCCCCGGGTGCTCCGTGAGCGGCTGCGCGAGCGGCTTCCGGTCTGGATGGTGCCGTCGTCGATCTGTGTGCTGGAGGCGTTGCCGCTCACCATCAACGGCAAGGTGGATCGGGCCGCGCTGCCGGCGCCGGCGATCGAGGACGACGGTGATCCCGGCGCCGCTGCACCACCGCTCGACGACCCGATCGAGCGCAGCCTGCAGGCGATCTGGGAGTCCACACTCGGCGTCCGCCCGATCGGCCCCGATGACGACTTCTTCGCACTCGGTGGCCACTCCATCAAGGCGCTCCGGCTGCTCGCCGCCGTCGAGGCGGCGCACGGCGTGTCGCTGCGCGCCTCGGCGTTCTTCACCGCACCCACGATCCGCCAGCAGGCGGCACGCCTCCGGGCGCCGGCCACCGGGACGGCGTCGACCGTGATCGCCGTGCAGCCGCGCGGAGAGGCCATGCCGGTCTTCTTCGCCCCCGGTGGCGGTGGCGAGCTGCTGGTGCTCGACGCGCTGGCGCGCGCCCTCGGCCCGGGGCAGCCCCTGCACGTGCTGGACCTCTACGCGTTCGGGGCGGAGCAGCCCGGTGCCGGCGTTGGTGGCCGGGTGCCGCGGACGCTGCACGAGATCGCGGCGCGCATCGTCGCCGACATGCGCGTGGTGCAGCCGCATGGGCCCTATCGGCTCGCCGGCTATTCGCTGGGCGGGAACGTCGTGTACGAGATGGCGCAGCAGCTCGTTGCCGCCGGTGAGTGCGTGTCGGAACTGGCGCTCCTCGATTGTGATGGACCGGGCTACCCGCTGCTGCAGCCGGCGCCGGTGCGCGCCTGGAGACACCTGCGGCACGCGCTCTCGCTGGGCGCAGCGGGCATGCCGGCCTATCTCGGCATGCGCGTGTGGAACGTGGCGCGGGGCGCCGTCGGTGCGGGACGGGCGGAGCGGGCCCTGTACCTGGATGAGGACCCCGACGGCGAGGTGCCGCTGCACGCGGTCCAGGCTGTCGAGCGGGCCCTCGCGCCGGTGGTCGAGGCGTGGCTGCGCTACGAACCGCGGCCGTACGCCGGACGGGTGCTGCTCATCCGCGCCGCGATCCGGCGTCGCCTCGTCGGCGTGATCGACACCGACCGGCTGCTTGGCTGGGGGCCGTTGCTCTGCGGCCCGGTGCGTGTCGCGGAACTGCCGTGCGACCATTTCGCGATGCTCCGGGCCGAGCACGCCGTTCGCCTGGCGGGCATTCTCGGCGCCTCCGCTTGCGCGGCGGCACCCGGCCGGTGA
- a CDS encoding DUF4097 family beta strand repeat protein has translation MRHHLAALVISLAAPLGALAAQSDDGTTFRWSGAVAPGHTIRLHNMNGDIRVERGDGSQVEVVAERRVNRGNGRVVHFEARARGDGDAVVCALWGDDQRCTDDGVRGSYRSGSWRGGDQVSVTMRVRVPDGVKAYARNTNGDVVLEGLTAEVDAATTNGNVNVRTSGTIVNARTTNGSVVARLGRVEGTAPMHFASTNGSVTVYAPVTLSAELEMSTTNGGVSTELPVLVSGRVARNSLRATIGQGGRQLTLRSTNGDVALRRNGI, from the coding sequence ATGCGTCACCATCTCGCCGCCCTCGTCATCAGTCTTGCCGCCCCGCTCGGCGCGCTCGCCGCGCAGTCCGACGATGGTACCACCTTCCGCTGGTCGGGTGCCGTCGCACCCGGGCACACCATCCGCCTGCACAACATGAACGGCGACATCCGCGTGGAGCGCGGCGACGGCAGCCAGGTGGAGGTGGTCGCCGAGCGTCGCGTGAACCGGGGCAATGGCCGCGTGGTGCATTTCGAGGCGCGTGCACGGGGTGACGGTGATGCGGTGGTCTGCGCGCTCTGGGGTGACGACCAGCGCTGCACGGACGACGGCGTGCGCGGCAGCTACCGGTCCGGCAGCTGGCGCGGTGGCGACCAGGTGAGTGTCACCATGCGCGTCCGCGTGCCCGACGGCGTGAAGGCGTACGCCCGGAACACCAACGGAGACGTCGTGCTCGAGGGCCTGACGGCGGAGGTGGATGCCGCCACCACCAACGGCAACGTGAACGTGCGGACCAGCGGCACCATCGTGAATGCCCGCACCACCAACGGCAGTGTGGTGGCGCGCCTTGGTCGCGTGGAAGGCACGGCGCCGATGCACTTCGCGTCCACGAACGGCTCCGTCACCGTGTATGCACCGGTCACGCTGTCGGCCGAGCTGGAGATGTCCACCACCAACGGCGGTGTCAGCACGGAGCTCCCGGTGCTCGTGAGCGGTCGCGTGGCGCGCAACTCGCTCCGCGCCACGATCGGGCAGGGGGGGCGGCAGCTCACGCTGCGCTCCACCAACGGCGACGTCGCGCTCCGACGCAACGGCATCTGA
- the rfaD gene encoding ADP-glyceromanno-heptose 6-epimerase has translation MSRHRLIVTGGAGFIGSATIWQLNKLGYDDIICVDALRSGDKWRNLVGLRITDALHKDEFLATLRRNSGAFQADTVIHFGACSATTERDADYLLANNTHYTSELCEWSLARDARFIYASSGATYGEAAGGFDDDPARLETLVPLNMYGFSKHLFDLQAARTGLLQQVVGLKFFNVFGPNEYHKGDMMSVVCKAHRQISESGELQLFQSHRSGIGDGEQQRDFVYVKDLTAVVAWLVAAPHVHGLFNLGTGRARTWNALAHAVFAAMQRTPQIRYVPMPESIRDRYQYFTQASMARLAAAGCPVKFTPLEDAVADYVTNYLARDEATLGVVGS, from the coding sequence GTGTCCCGTCATCGCCTGATCGTCACCGGAGGCGCCGGCTTCATCGGCAGTGCCACCATCTGGCAGCTCAACAAGCTGGGGTACGACGACATCATCTGCGTCGATGCCCTGCGCAGCGGTGACAAGTGGCGGAACCTGGTGGGGCTGCGCATCACGGACGCGCTCCACAAGGACGAGTTCCTCGCCACGCTGCGCCGCAACTCGGGGGCGTTCCAGGCCGACACGGTGATCCACTTCGGCGCCTGCAGCGCCACCACCGAGCGGGACGCCGACTACCTGCTCGCGAACAACACGCACTACACCAGCGAGCTGTGCGAGTGGTCGCTGGCCCGCGACGCGCGCTTCATCTATGCCAGCAGCGGGGCGACCTACGGCGAGGCCGCCGGCGGCTTCGACGACGACCCGGCGCGCCTCGAGACGCTCGTGCCGCTCAACATGTACGGCTTCTCGAAGCACCTGTTCGACCTGCAGGCGGCGCGCACGGGGCTGCTGCAGCAGGTGGTGGGACTCAAGTTCTTCAACGTCTTCGGCCCCAACGAGTACCACAAGGGCGACATGATGAGCGTGGTCTGCAAGGCGCACCGGCAGATCAGCGAGAGCGGCGAGTTGCAGCTCTTCCAGTCGCACCGCAGCGGCATCGGTGATGGCGAGCAGCAGCGCGACTTCGTCTACGTGAAGGACCTCACGGCGGTCGTCGCCTGGCTGGTTGCCGCACCGCACGTGCACGGCCTCTTCAACCTCGGCACCGGCAGGGCGCGCACCTGGAATGCGCTCGCACACGCCGTCTTTGCCGCCATGCAGCGCACGCCGCAGATCCGGTACGTGCCGATGCCCGAGTCCATCCGGGACCGCTACCAGTACTTCACGCAGGCGTCGATGGCGCGGCTCGCGGCGGCCGGCTGCCCGGTGAAGTTCACCCCGCTCGAGGACGCCGTCGCCGACTACGTCACGAACTACCTCGCCCGGGACGAGGCCACCCTTGGCGTCGTGGGGAGCTGA
- a CDS encoding DUF1343 domain-containing protein: protein MPTSLTRALLIGLVLLAARLPAQSTAPAVRPGITVLVTDSIHLIRGKRVGLITNHTGRDAAGVSSIDLLARAPGVRLTALYGPEHGLRGVAEAGEHVASSVDSATGVQVFSLYGATRAPTAEMLAGIDVLVYDIQDVGSRTYTYPWTMALSADAAGKRGIPFIVCDRPVPVRGDVTAGAILDTAYRSFIGQYPVALRYALTPAELLRHLVRTGQVHATVQVAPLQGWRRSMWYDETGLPWIAPSPNLKSLDAALLYTGTVFVEGTNMSEGRGTDAPFQLVGAPWLTDAGRIASELNALRLPGVRFDSVTRAIAKGQKHGELTIPMVYVAVTDRNAIDPVRVGVELLASIQRRHPRDLTWRDAFLAKLAGTTALRRAIPGTPRARTALLASWRAQAARFATSSQPDLLYR, encoded by the coding sequence ATGCCCACCTCATTGACGCGTGCCCTCCTCATCGGCCTGGTGCTGCTTGCCGCCCGGCTGCCCGCGCAGTCGACCGCGCCCGCCGTCCGGCCCGGCATCACGGTACTGGTCACCGACTCGATCCACCTGATCCGCGGCAAGCGCGTCGGACTCATCACCAATCACACCGGGCGTGACGCAGCCGGCGTCAGCAGCATCGACCTGCTGGCCCGCGCGCCGGGGGTGCGGCTCACCGCGCTCTACGGTCCCGAGCACGGATTGCGCGGCGTGGCCGAGGCGGGGGAGCACGTCGCCTCGTCGGTGGACAGCGCCACCGGGGTGCAGGTCTTCTCGCTGTACGGTGCGACGCGCGCGCCCACGGCGGAGATGCTCGCCGGCATCGACGTGCTCGTCTACGACATCCAGGATGTGGGTTCGCGCACCTACACCTACCCGTGGACCATGGCGCTGTCGGCCGACGCGGCGGGGAAGCGCGGCATCCCGTTCATCGTCTGCGACCGCCCCGTGCCCGTGCGTGGCGATGTCACCGCCGGCGCGATCCTCGACACCGCATACCGGTCCTTCATCGGCCAGTATCCGGTGGCGCTGCGGTACGCGCTGACGCCCGCCGAGCTGCTCCGGCACCTCGTGCGCACGGGACAGGTGCACGCCACCGTGCAGGTCGCGCCGCTCCAGGGCTGGCGCCGCAGCATGTGGTACGACGAGACCGGCCTGCCCTGGATTGCGCCGTCGCCGAACCTGAAGTCACTCGACGCCGCGCTGCTCTACACCGGCACGGTGTTCGTGGAGGGCACGAACATGAGCGAAGGACGCGGCACCGATGCGCCGTTCCAGCTCGTGGGCGCGCCCTGGCTCACCGATGCCGGCCGGATCGCGTCGGAGCTGAACGCACTGCGCCTGCCGGGCGTGCGCTTCGATTCCGTCACGCGCGCCATCGCCAAGGGGCAGAAGCACGGCGAGCTCACGATCCCGATGGTGTACGTGGCGGTGACCGACCGGAACGCCATCGATCCCGTGCGCGTGGGCGTGGAACTGCTGGCGAGCATCCAGCGCCGCCATCCACGGGACCTCACCTGGCGCGATGCGTTCCTGGCCAAGCTGGCCGGCACCACGGCGTTGCGGCGCGCCATTCCGGGTACGCCGCGGGCGCGAACGGCCTTGCTCGCGAGCTGGCGCGCGCAGGCCGCGCGGTTCGCGACCTCGTCACAGCCCGACCTGTTGTACCGCTGA
- a CDS encoding DUF411 domain-containing protein, which translates to MPDSISRRAFVTRAALLAGAASLLPSHLAAQPPATRVTVYKDPSCGCCTAWNRAMQRAGFAVDVRDTPNLAAVKSSLGVPDALASCHTGVVGGYLFEGHVPPDLVRKVLTERPALVGLFVPGMPSGSPGMEGPDPVRYDVIALGRDRRTSVYATRMGRSQA; encoded by the coding sequence ATGCCTGACTCCATCAGCCGACGCGCCTTCGTGACGCGGGCCGCCCTGCTGGCCGGTGCCGCCTCCCTGCTCCCGTCCCACCTCGCGGCGCAGCCGCCAGCGACGCGGGTGACGGTCTACAAGGATCCCTCGTGCGGCTGCTGCACGGCGTGGAACCGCGCCATGCAGCGGGCCGGCTTCGCGGTCGACGTGCGTGACACGCCGAACCTGGCCGCCGTGAAGTCGTCACTCGGCGTGCCCGACGCGCTCGCGTCCTGCCACACCGGTGTGGTGGGGGGCTACCTGTTCGAAGGGCACGTGCCGCCGGACCTGGTGCGGAAGGTGCTCACCGAACGACCGGCGCTGGTGGGGCTGTTCGTGCCCGGCATGCCGTCCGGGTCGCCGGGCATGGAGGGGCCCGATCCCGTGCGCTACGACGTGATCGCCCTGGGGCGTGACCGTCGGACGTCGGTGTACGCGACGCGCATGGGCCGATCGCAGGCCTGA
- a CDS encoding CrcB family protein produces MPPLQSILVVAAGSAVGGALRAILVSLTARHVTAGFPLGVLLVNVVGSFVFGIAMRMGLQGAMSDQTRLLITTGLCGGFTTFSAFSMDIVEGLEQGRTTMVTTYATLSIVLGVGAMLAGLALGRTLSR; encoded by the coding sequence ATGCCGCCGCTGCAGTCGATCCTGGTCGTGGCCGCGGGCAGCGCGGTTGGTGGTGCGCTGCGCGCGATCCTCGTCTCGCTCACGGCCCGGCACGTGACCGCGGGGTTTCCGCTGGGCGTGCTGCTGGTGAACGTCGTGGGCTCGTTCGTGTTCGGCATCGCGATGCGCATGGGCCTGCAGGGCGCGATGAGCGACCAGACGCGGCTGCTGATCACCACCGGCCTGTGCGGGGGCTTCACGACCTTCTCGGCCTTCTCGATGGACATCGTCGAGGGGCTGGAGCAGGGGCGCACGACGATGGTCACGACGTACGCGACGCTGAGCATCGTGCTGGGGGTCGGGGCGATGCTGGCCGGCCTCGCGCTCGGCAGGACGCTGTCGAGGTAG
- a CDS encoding glycosyltransferase yields MTLASAVLASLVVLQGCATLLLVLRLLPGRTRRPPIPPLTGNAHAGRVTVVVTSLDEVHRIGPCLDGLRAQGPAMLEALIVDSRSTDGTWALIQAAAAQDPRIVPMHDDPLPPEWVGKVWALEHGLRHAKGEWVLGIDADTTPQPGLVAAAVDAADAMGYDAVSFAPRFNQMTVAEQWLQPAMLVTLVYRFGAAGERAPAPDRVMANGQCFLAKRATLLANGGYSSARRSWCDDVTLARHMARNGARVGFLDGARIIGVRAYNGIGQMWREWGRSIDLKDGTTPLVQFGDVCFVLLTQFLPLPSVLLGLLAHVPEWRAGGVGAAWFWTNVALLTIRVLLTFGLKGSYAERHWTFWLSFTADPLAAIRIVLSSLKRPRQWRTRQYEQDTVVPA; encoded by the coding sequence GTGACCCTTGCCTCCGCTGTGCTCGCCTCCCTGGTCGTCCTGCAGGGGTGCGCCACCCTGCTGCTGGTGCTCCGCCTGCTGCCGGGCCGGACCCGCCGGCCGCCGATCCCGCCGCTGACCGGCAACGCCCACGCCGGCCGCGTCACGGTGGTGGTCACCAGCCTGGACGAGGTGCACCGCATCGGCCCCTGCCTGGACGGCCTGCGCGCGCAGGGGCCCGCGATGCTGGAGGCGCTGATCGTCGACAGCCGCTCCACCGACGGGACCTGGGCGCTGATCCAGGCCGCCGCCGCGCAGGACCCGCGCATCGTGCCGATGCACGACGACCCGCTCCCGCCGGAGTGGGTGGGCAAGGTCTGGGCGCTGGAGCACGGCCTGCGGCACGCGAAGGGGGAGTGGGTGCTGGGTATCGATGCCGACACCACGCCGCAGCCGGGCCTGGTGGCGGCGGCCGTGGACGCCGCGGATGCGATGGGATACGACGCGGTCAGCTTCGCGCCGCGATTCAACCAGATGACGGTGGCGGAGCAGTGGTTGCAGCCGGCGATGCTGGTGACGCTGGTGTACCGCTTCGGCGCTGCCGGCGAGCGCGCGCCGGCGCCGGACCGCGTGATGGCCAACGGCCAGTGCTTCCTCGCGAAGCGGGCCACGCTGCTGGCCAACGGCGGGTACAGCAGCGCGCGGCGGAGCTGGTGCGACGACGTCACGCTGGCGCGGCACATGGCGCGCAACGGCGCCCGCGTGGGCTTCCTGGATGGCGCCCGCATCATCGGGGTGCGCGCCTACAACGGTATCGGGCAGATGTGGCGCGAATGGGGCCGCTCGATCGACCTGAAGGACGGCACCACGCCGCTGGTGCAGTTCGGCGATGTCTGCTTCGTGCTGCTGACGCAGTTCCTGCCGCTGCCGTCGGTGCTCCTCGGGCTCCTGGCGCACGTGCCGGAGTGGCGCGCCGGCGGTGTCGGCGCCGCATGGTTCTGGACCAACGTGGCATTGCTGACGATCCGCGTGCTGCTGACGTTCGGGCTGAAGGGCTCGTACGCCGAGCGGCACTGGACGTTCTGGCTGTCGTTCACAGCCGATCCGCTGGCGGCGATCCGCATCGTGCTGTCGTCGCTGAAGCGTCCGCGCCAGTGGCGCACGCGGCAATACGAGCAGGACACCGTGGTGCCGGCCTGA
- a CDS encoding DUF2911 domain-containing protein, with amino-acid sequence MRRLLTLSAVLLTTAAPALAQGGMTMAAPAGGRMSVAPSARGRAVMDISTGVRGAAPLKVTIDYGQPFARGRAVEGGLIPNGEVWRTGANSATSLTTDVTLRIGTLTVPKGSYTLFTLWTPAAGMQLIVNKQTGQWGTEYKPDMDLGRAPMTAKTLADARDAFTIVLEPTPATAGPAAGVLRLTWGRTEFSVPVTAVP; translated from the coding sequence ATGCGTCGTCTCCTCACGCTTTCGGCCGTTCTCCTCACCACTGCCGCTCCGGCGCTCGCCCAGGGTGGCATGACCATGGCGGCACCGGCCGGCGGCCGGATGTCCGTCGCGCCGTCGGCCCGCGGTCGTGCGGTCATGGACATCTCCACCGGCGTCCGCGGTGCGGCGCCGCTGAAGGTCACGATCGACTACGGCCAGCCGTTTGCGCGCGGCCGTGCCGTCGAGGGCGGACTGATCCCGAACGGCGAGGTCTGGCGCACGGGTGCCAACTCCGCCACCTCGCTCACCACCGACGTGACGCTCCGCATCGGCACCCTCACTGTGCCGAAGGGGTCGTACACGCTGTTCACGCTGTGGACGCCGGCGGCCGGCATGCAGCTCATCGTGAACAAGCAGACTGGCCAGTGGGGCACCGAGTACAAGCCGGACATGGACCTCGGCCGCGCGCCGATGACGGCGAAGACCCTCGCCGACGCCCGTGATGCCTTCACGATCGTGCTCGAGCCGACGCCGGCCACCGCTGGTCCGGCAGCGGGCGTGCTTCGCCTGACGTGGGGCCGGACCGAGTTCTCGGTGCCGGTGACCGCCGTTCCCTGA